One window of Centropristis striata isolate RG_2023a ecotype Rhode Island chromosome 23, C.striata_1.0, whole genome shotgun sequence genomic DNA carries:
- the armc3 gene encoding armadillo repeat-containing protein 3: MGKKVKKESESPCKDTFEPLPVEGKTPATVVLLLSSPEEDILIKACEAIHTFAEKGDENKVSLLGLGALEPLCQLITHNNKLVRRNAFMALGIMATNGDVKSALKKIDIIPSIIDKLSHEEDTVVHEFATLCLASLSVDFVCKVQIFDNNGLPPLIQLLSSPDPDVKKNSLDIIFNLVQDHQSRLAVHELSGIPPLLELLNSDFPVIQHLALKTLQNVTTDKDTCKTFREEQGFEKLMDILSSTDFSDLHAGALQVVANCMSDSESLQLIHKDGGLRRLMEFVLTPDMPEIQLNAVKCIARVAQSSENRKVLHEQNVEKVLVQLLSVADISVKTATCQAVSAMSFHLASKDSFRDLGGIPAVVQLMNNESLVLKEAATQALSNLTHRNLLNTFAVYEAGGHEILVEQLCGSCLRTVANSAATLCNMAGQEVIRCSILSRGAIKALMEPVKSTDTQILVNTTLLLAILACDAEARTELQSAGGLQPLVNLLRSYHKEVLHNACLAINVCAIDVAAAVEMCKFGALEMLQEINQSVNRRSSFSEITMISLLNSNLPVKYSLTGHLASTDLITDGFYDAGKAHAGQRILTLEELSKQHVNEHRPTIVINTATEETEDVPEERQSNQSETDSSIKGGGRTSRRKKEDDKQKDEPQPEPPTEKLWKMMDDVSLRILVKEAKESILPLSDEREQCVALARLVSEAMGGAVEMEKLHEFPWVLHLSELKFKLQSNVVPIGLISRGIYCHRALLFKCLADCIGMSCTLVRGEYNRAWNEVLLFSGNLSRNKHSSQLCRYIVDLMHQPGSLLTANTPAAVQYQTI; this comes from the exons ATGggaaagaaagtgaagaaagagAGCGAAAGTCCATGCAAAGATACG TTTGAACCACTACCTGTTGAAGGCAAAACTCCAGCTACAGTAGTGCTGCTGCTGAGCTCCCCAGAGGAGGACATCCTCATCAAAGCTTGTGAAGCAATCCACACATTTGCAGAGAAAG GAGATGAGAACAAGGTTTCTTTGCTGGGTCTTGGGGCATTGGAGCCTCTCTGTCAGCTCATCACTCACAACAACAAGCTGGTCAGACGTAATGCTTTCATGGCCTTGGGCATCATGGCCACCAACG gTGATGTGAAGAGTGCtctgaaaaaaatagatattatTCCATCAATCATTGACAAACTATCACATGAAG AAGATACAGTTGTCCATGAGTTTGCAACACTCTGCCTGGCCTCTCTGTCAGTGGATTTCGTCTGTAAAGTGCAGATATTTGACAACAACGGTCTGCCACCTCTAATCCAACTCCTATCCAGTCCAGACCCTGATGTCAAGAAGAACTCACTAGATATCATCTTTAACCTGGTTCAG GACCACCAAAGTCGTCTGGCAGTACATGAGTTGAGCGGGATCCCTCCACTTCTGGAACTACTGAATTCGGACTTCCCTGTTATTCAGCATTTGGCTTTAAAGACGCTGCAGAATGTCACCACTGATAAAGATACATGCAAAACCTTCAGGGAAGAGCAAGGATTTGAAAAGCTCATGGATATCCTCAGTAGCAcg GACTTCAGTGACCTTCATGCTGGGGCCCTACAGGTAGTTGCTAACTGTATGAGTGACAGTGAGAGTTTACAATTGATCCACAAAGATGGAGGATTGAGGAGGCTGATGGAGTTTGTTCTTACCCCGGACATGCCTGAAATCCAGTTGAATGCTGTTAAATGCATCGCCAGGGTTGCTCAGAGCT CTGAGAATCGCAAAGTGCTCCATGAGCAGAATGTGGAGAAAGTTCTGGTCCAGCTTCTATCTGTGGCTGACATCAGTGTGAAAACAGCTACCTGCCAGGCTGTGTCTGCCATGAGCTTCCACCTAGCCAGTAAAGACAGCTTCAGAGACCTGG gtggtATCCCTGCAGTTGTACAGTTGATGAACAATGAGAGTTTGGTGCTGAAAGAGGCAGCAACCCAGGCCCTGTCTAATCTCACACATAGAAACCTGCTCAACACATT TGCAGTGTACGAGGCAGGAGGCCATGAGATCCTTGTCGAGCAGCTGTGTGGAAGCTGTCTGAGGACGGTGGCAAACTCTGCTGCCACACTTTGCAACATGGCAGGACAGGAGGTCATTCGCTGCAGCATCTTGTCTCGTGGAGCCATAAAGGCTCTGATGGAGCCTGTGAAGTCCACAGATACGCAGATCCTGGTTAACACAACACTGCTCCTGGCAATACTGGCCTGTGATGCAGAAGCTAGGACAGAG CTACAAAGTGCTGGAGGACTTCAACCACTGGTCAATTTGCTGCGTTCCTATCACAAAGAGGTGTTGCACAATGCATGCTTGGCAATCAATGTCTGTGCCATTGATGTGGCTGCTGCTGTGGAGATGTGCAAATTTGG AGCCCTGGAAATGCTTCAGGAAATCAACCAATCAGTGAATAGAAGGAGCAGTTTCAGCGAGATTACCATGATCAGCCTCCTTAACTCCAATTTACCTGTCAAATACAGCCTGACAGGTCATTTGGCCTCCACTGACCTTATTACTGATGGCTTCTATGATGCTGGGAag gCTCATGCAGGCCAGAGGATTCTGACTTTAGAGGAACTGTCCAAGCAGCATGTCAATGAGCACCGACCCACCATTGTTATCAACACAGCAACAGA agagacagaggatgtGCCAGAGGAGAGGCAGAGCAACCAATCAGAAACAGATAGCAGCATCAAAGGAGGTGGCAGGACATCAAG GAGGAAAAAAGAGGATGACAAACAAAAAGATGAGCCCCAGCCTGAGCCTCCTACAGAGAAACTGTGGAAGATGATGGATGATGTCTCATTGCGGATTCTCGTTAAAGAGGCCAAAGAATCCATCCTCCCACTGAGTGATGAACGAGAGCAGTGTGTTGCCTTGGCCAG GCTGGTGAGTGAAGCCATGGGTGGAGCAGTGGAGATGGAAAAGCTGCATGAATTCCCATGGGTGCTGCACCTCAGCGAGCTCAAGTTTAAGCTTCAGTCTAATGTTGTTCCTATCGGTTTGATCAGCAGGGGAATCTACTGCCACAGGGCACTTCTCTTTAAG TGTCTGGCTGATTGTATAGGAATGAGCTGCACACTTGTTAGGGGTGAGTACAACCGAGCTTGGAACGAAGTACTCCTCTTCAGCGGGAATCTCTCCAGGAATAAGCACTCTTCACAGCTCTGCCGCTATATAGTAGACCTTATGCACCAGCCTGGAAGCCTGCTGACAGCCAacacacctgctgctgtgcaaTACCAGACTATATAG
- the msrb2 gene encoding methionine-R-sulfoxide reductase B2, mitochondrial gives MSRIAARLFVVVSKHATARSAVLPRRIPGFIRPVSTTQGIWSLTRYNETTDWQKKLTPEQYVVTRERGTEEPFSGIYLKHSEVGMYHCVCCDTPLFSSEAKYDSGTGWPAFKEAHGTWERDESHASIIRRPDNSLGSAGTEVLCKNCDSHLGHVFEDGPDPTGQRFCINSVALTFKPRENSKPEKDEQN, from the exons aTGTCTCGAATCGCCGCGCGTCTCTTCGTTGTAGTTTCCAAGCACGCGACGGCCAGATCTGCGGTGTTGCCGAGGAGGATCCCGGGATTCATCCGCCCTGTATCCACAACTCAAG GCATATGGTCTCTAACTCGCTATAATGAGACGACAGACTGGCAAAAGAAACTGACCCCAGAACAGTATGTAGTCACCAGAGAGAGGGGGACTGAGGAG ccttttAGTGGGATCTACCTTAAGCATTCCGAAGTGGGGATGTACCATTGTGTTTGCTGTGATACCCCATTATTCAG TTCAGAGGCTAAGTATGACTCTGGGACAGGCTGGCCAGCATTCAAAGAGGCTCATGGGACATGGGAGAGGGACGAAAGCCACGCCTCCATCATCCGTCGCCCTGACAACAGCCTGGGTAGTGCTGGGACAGAGGTCCTTTGTAAAAAT TGCGATTCTCACCTGGGTCATGTATTTGAGGACGGACCGGACCCGACAGGTCAGCGGTTCTGCATCAACAGTGTGGCCCTGACGTTTAAACCCAGAGAAAACAGCAAACCTGAGAAAGATGAGCAGAACTGA
- the c8g gene encoding complement component C8 gamma chain: MAGVWRCMLAVVVLMCVCLWDSTEAVGGAKSRPRPQRPPRKKKPVDPLDSTPAAQNVDIEQMTGTWYLLNTASKCTFLMKHGTSVEPTVMTLTRANQTLSVSTKTRRDHMCWEILQVYHLTPTNGKLTLKGSSPALNTEIVIGETDHTSFAIMYYQKQGKITMKLYGRSVDNLSEPMLTKFEQLAEKQGYGLAYLFPFPNYSHCGTVDKDHVINCVPTC, from the exons ATGGCTGGAGTTTGGCGTTGCATGTTGGCTGTGgtggtgttgatgtgtgtgtgtctgtgggacTCCACTGAGGCTGTGGGGGGAGCTAAGAGTCGCCCAAGACCCCAAAGACCACCTCGCAAGAAGAAACCGGTTGACCCTCTTGACTCGACCCCAGCTGCACAGAACGTAGACATAGAACAG ATGACAGGAACATGGTACCTGCTGAACACTGCCTCCAAATGCACATTTCTAATGAAACATGGGACCAGTGTGGAGCCCACAGTCATGACCCTAACACGTGCTAACCAAACACTCTCTGTCAGCACTAAGACACGACG TGATCACATGTGTTGGGAGATATTACAGGTCTACCATTTAACACCGACCAACGGCAAGCTAACACTTAAAG GATCTAGTCCTGCGCTAAACACTGAGATAGTGATCGGAGAGACGGACCACACTTCCTTTGCGATCATGTACTACCAGAAACAGGGCAAGATCACCATGAAACTCTATG GCAGGTCTGTAGACAATCTCTCAGAGCCAATGCTGACCAAATTTGAGCAGCTTGCTGAAAAACAGGGTTATGGACTGGCGTACCTCTTCCCCTTCCCCAACTACA gtcACTGTGGTACTGTGGACAAGGACCATGTAATCA ACTGTGTCCCCACATGCTGA